The nucleotide window CAGCCCGAAATACCGTTTCGTGCGTAATCGGCAATATCCGGGCAGGCGCGCAGCACCATGCCAAGCGGATAACCCGTTGGCGGCTGGCTCCTGGTTTCCGGTTTCACCGCAGCGGTTGCGCCGTGGCCTTTTTCGAGGCCGGGTTCAAGTTCATGAGGGTGTGTATTTGAATTCTGTATGTGGCGCTCGAAATGAGACTCATTGGCGCTTGTTTCTTCAGTTTTTACGTGACTTTCCAGCGCCTTGCGCACCTCCTGGGCAAGCATCGCCAGTTCCGCGGAAATCGGTTCGAGCTCAAGCCGGCTTGCCGTGCGGGGAATGGCGGCCACGATCTCGCGATAGCTCAGATGCAAGCGCTGCCAATCGGCGGCAATGCCCTCCTCGAGGCCGAAGGCGATCATCTTGGCGATGTCCCGACGCAGGATGGTGATGCGCTCGCGAACGAGCAGCAACGCCCGTCGTTCGGCCCTGACAGCTTCGGCCATGCGCTCGAACTCTGCGGCTCGGGCCAAAAGCGGCGTCAGGTCGAAACCAAAGGCCTGCTCGATCGCGCCATCGAAGCCCTTGCGGGCGTAGCGCTTGCCATTGGGGCTGTCGCGACGCACCACCAGGCCGCAGTCGACCAGCACCGCGAGATGCCGCCTCAGCGTCGCCGGCGCCATGCCGTGTGCCCTCAGCGCCAGTTGGGCGTTCGAGGGAAACACCACCAGCCCCTCCCCTTCCACGAGATCCGTGTCGGGATGGAAGCTCAGCAGCGCGTTGAGTACGGCAAGCGCGCGATCGCTGGCGCCCAGCAATTGCTTGGCCTCGCAGACGGCACGAAACACCTGCCATTTGTTGGAGCTGGCGCCAGGCGCACAACTGTCCGCCGCCATCTGACCTGCCACCATGGCAACCGACAGCGACCGCCGCCCAAAGGGCGTCGTCGAAATATGCGGATCCATAATTCCCCTGCCTTTCAAAAGGCAAAAGAAATCTGCTCACCAGTTAGGTGCCGTGACTCTTGACACTGATTCGGGGAAATGCGATTCTCTAGTTGTTCAGGCTATGAGAAGGGCTTCCACGACGGCAACGTTTTTGGGGGCCTTTTTCTTTTGCGTTCAGTCTCCTGATTTCACGTTTTCAGAGTCCCTGTACGCCTCGTAGAGGCGTTCGAGATTGCCTGCGATCCAACCGCCAAAGCCGGCTGCACCCTTGTTCCTCAGCGCGAGCGTATACGCACTGCCACTCGCCTTCACAGTCGCGCTCACGGACCTGTCCGCGGCTTCCCAACGTTCGGGTTGAGCGGCTTTAGAAGCTTTTGCCGGTTTCTTCGTCAGTTCCCGAAACACGGCCTGGAAGCGCGCATCGCTGTCTGCACTCCTGATTTCGGCCTGAGCGAGAAATGACAACAGAGAAGGTATCGCAGATAGATCAATCGCTTCGGCGAGATCCATCCAGCGGCGGCGTCCGACTTCCGGCGCTGGCCCGATGGCTTCGATAAGATCAAGCGGGATTCCGCGCACCACGCCGATCAGTTTGGACAATGCACTCTTGTCTACGCCGAGGGCGGACATGATGACCTCCCGCGAAAAAGAGCGGTCCTCAAGGCGCGCCGCAAACAGCGCCCGCTCGATGAAAGACAGATTGGCTCGCGCATTGTTTTCCTGGCCTTGGCTCACGACCAGCTCATCATCGGAAAGCTGCCGGACAACGGCACGAACTTTCAGCCCAAGCTGCGAAACTGCGGCCAGCCTGCGATGGCCATACGCCACCTGAAAGCGTCCCTTGGCTTCAGGGTGTGGGCGAACAAGGATCGGCACCTGTTGGCCGTGATCTCTGATCTGCTCTACCAGCTGAGCGAGTTCGATGGCGTCCATCTCCATCCGGTCGCGGACAATCGAAGCGTCGAGAAGCGACGTGTCCAGCTCGACGACGGTCTGCCCCTCGGCCATCTGGCGCTCAAGATCATGGGCGCGTTCGACCTTCTGCGTGATATTGCCAAGTGTCTTTGCAATCCCGCCCACCGGGGACGTAGATCGCGCCGCGGAAGAAACCAGACCCGCGATCGGCCGCGAGGCCGACAACGTTTCAGCCGCCCTCAGGGGTTCGTTGCTGCCGGACACTTCGATAAGGTTCTTTCGAGCCATTATTTCCGGCCCCACGTGCCTTTGAGGAGAGCCTCAATTTCGGAATTGACCTGGTTCAGCGAGTCCATGGCCCGATCGTAGGTACCACGTGTAAACTGGGCCCTGTCGACTTCATACAGCGTCTGCTTGGTGACACCCGCATCGGAGATTGCGGTCGACTTGAGCATCGGATGCTGCAGCATGCGGGTACCGAAGATGGCGCGCATGAAGCCAGTCATCTGGCTTTGTGGCCCGTCATTGGGCTCAAAGCGGGTCACGAGGTAACGCATCCAGTCGTAGCTTGTGCGGCCCCCTGCCTTCTCGACGACATCCATGAGTTCGCTGGTCATGGAGAGAAACTGGCTCATCGACATGACGTCAAGCATTTGCGGATGCACAGTGATCAAGACCGAGGTGGCTGCACACAAGGCCGACATGGTCAGAAAACCCAGCTGCGGCGGGCAATCGATCACCACGACATCATAAAGGCTCTCTATGGGTGCAAGAGCCTCGCCAATGCGGGCAAAAAACATCGACTCCGCCGTTCCCTTGGCAATTGCCGTCGGCGTTTCGTGCTCGAACTCCATAAGCTCAAGGTTGCCTGGAACGATGTGCAGATTGGGCGTGTAGGTAGCCCGAACAATGTCCGCTATCGACCGAGGGTTCTCGTAACGGATCGCACCATAAAGGGTTTCGCCTTCGCCCACATCCAGTTCAGGCTGATGCCCAAACAGCGCCGAAAGTGACGCCTGAGGGTCGAGGTCGACGGCAAGAACGCGATAGCCACGTATGGCGAGATATTGAGCAAGGTGCGCCGACGTCGTCGTCTTTGCTGAACCGCCCTTAAAGTTCATGACCGCTACGACCTGGAGTTTCTCACCAGACCGTCGCACCGGCACATATTTCTGCGAACCATTCTTTTCGTCGAGGGTGACACGAATACGGTTCATGTCATCGGGCGTATACATGCGCCGGCCATTGGCCATTGGTTCGGGACCATAGCCCTCGGACGCAACTTGCCGAAGATAGCCTTCAGCGATGCCAATGTACTGCGCAGCCTCTGCGGGCGTGAACTGCCTGATCGTCTTCTGAGAAGTTGGCGGGAAAATCTTCTGCTGGTGCAGCTGCAACTGCCGTGACAGTTCCCGCGAATCCGCGGACAACATCGACGGAAGATGCTCCTGCTCGTGACTTATCTTGCTGTGCAACATCCCCTGAACCTTGAACTGCGCATTTCGCGAAAAAACAAACCAAACTGCGCAGTCAGAGTATGGCCCGATTCGTGAAGATTTGACAAACGCTTAACCATAAACGCTCAAGTGGCGTGCCGGCGCTCATCGCGCGACGGCAAACAACCTTTGCAAGCCTGATATCTCCTTCGTCGCTTCGACGCAGTGGTCGCCGGATGGGGAGCCCTCACCTCTGAAAAGTTGTCCGCGGACAACTCGGCCCGTCAGCCAGTCACATAACGGCCGCAGCGCATAGGCAACCGACAGCCAGACACGATACTTTGCGACTCGGTCAAGCCCATCAATGCCCCCTCGTTTCAAGAGTTGCCGCAAACAACCGCAAACAACATTGCATGCGATAGCACTGGGGCTCGCGCCGCCGAATTCACTTCTATATCGCCCCGGTCGATTGCGGCGATGAAAAGTTGTCCGCGGACAACTTTTCATCGCAGATCCGCAATGCGTCGGCCCACGCAACCGCGCAGCCCACCACAATGTCGCATTCTTCAGCCGACAGGAGGCGGGCGGCCTTCAAAGTCGACCAGAATGTGCTGTATCTTTGGAGGGGAGAGTAACGGCCCTGCGGTGCGGCGTTTTATTTCGACCCGGCATTGACATGGCCGCTGCCGTCGTGCGCTAGAGCAGTCGCCCGGACAACTCTGCGATGCCAGCGACAGTGCGTCACGTCATGGATGTCAGAGAAGTTCATTCGGACGACGGCGGCCACTGGCGAAAAGTTGTCCGCGGACAACTCTCGGTCCTACAAACGTAAAGCATCTACTCTTCCACCGGCGACTTCGATGGACCTGGCTATGGCAAGGGAATAGCGTCGACACATAAGCGAAGTCCGGTTCCACTACCGTTCCAAGCACCGTCTGCGGAAAGGTCTCACCGATGGGCTCTTGCGGTCATGGCGCGCTCTAATGTCACAACAACAGGACCCATCCATAATCTACTAAATTAGTAGACTTAAGCATCTTCTAGGATGCAGCTGGCGGAGGACAGAGGGAATGGCGTCGAACCGCAACACCAACCCATTGGAGTTGACCGCGGCACGACGCTTGCTGGGGTAATCCGGGCATTCGAAGGCGTCCTCGACGCCCACTTCGCAATTGGCGCCACTTACACATCGAAGCTGTCCGAGTGTCGGTCGCGCCTTCAGTCGCCGGAAGGTGCTTGATCTCACGCCTTGGGCGGCTACCACTGTCCGTACCCGATCACGGCTCAGGTGCACGCTTGACTGTGGCTGTCGATGTCGATGTCGTCGAACACACCGACTGCTCGATCCGCTAACACAATGGCGGCTACCCGGGCCTTTTATCGAAAGTCTGTTTTCGGAAGCAGTGGCACCGGGATGCAACCCAGAAATCGCCGAGTGCATCCTCATTCACTGCTGCACTAGGGAAGGTCCTAAGTTCCGGGTTGCGGGACCAGGGTATATAGACCCGATTAATCGACGAGGCATTCACCTCCTGACCATGAGGGTGCGCCTGAATGCCGGGGCAAGCTTTTCTTGAAGCTCGGCCAGCCCGAACGTGGCAAGGCAAATCTCGACAAGCTGGCCTTCTTGGCTCTGGCGGTTGCAACGAATTCAGTTCCTTGAAGCTAGCAATCGGCGAAAACGACGGCACGCAGGCCAAGTCACTGAAAAAGAGGAGCCTGGAACAAACTACTCATAGGGTAGGGCGCCAAATCGAGACTTAACGAAGTCCGAAAAACGACAGGATCGCCAGGACAATGACGACCAAGCCTACCAGATAAATGATGTTGTTCATCGTCGCTCCTCCTGATGCCCTTGATGGGCCGGTTGATCACAACGCCAAGCACTCTCGGAAGTTCCAGCCAGCGCGAGCCGCGCCCGAGCGATGCACGAGCGAGCGCGCCTCACTGCGGCCGCTTGAGATGGCGCCATTCAAACGCCTAGACCCCCGTCGGCAAGGTCGCCAGGTCGCCCCTGAACAAACGGCGGTCGTGCCAGTATGCACAAAGGTATATCGCGCAAGAGACTTTGGGCCTCGGCATGCGAACCCCTAGGAGGGGGCTGATGTTCGCGCGTCGCGGTGGCAAGTCACTTTATAGCGGTCGAAGCCAGCCAAGTCGCAGAACCTGATGAGAAAGCGAACCACTTGGCCGCATGTATAAAGGGGGGGGGGGGTAAAGCCCCCAGCCCTTAACCAAAATGTGGAATCCGTGCCGACAGACGACCCGAAGCCGTTTTTCGCACGGGTGTTTGCAGGCGCAGTTCTTGCTGACAATATCTTCATGAGGCATTTTCAGCGAGTCGCAGAATGCCTTGCTTGGCATGGCTGTCGGGAGTTTCGCGACCGATGGTTGTTCGCGTTCTCGCTTTGGATCATGCTTTCCGCATGATGTTTATGTCCACGTTCTTTCCCCTGATCTGAACGACTGAAAGTCGTTCCGGCGCTTTTGCGCCATTCGGATCAAACGGCTCCGCTTGACGCGGTAGCCGCACGGAGAATGTGTAATGTCCAAAATCGAGCATGTCGGCCTGACTTCCGGTCAGGTCCAGAGCTTCATTGACGATGGTTTCGTCAAACTGGAAAATGCCTTCGGCGCCGACCTTGCAAAACAAGGTAGGGACGAATTGTGGGCCGATATAGGTCTGTTGCCGGATGAGCCCGAGAAATGGGTTCAACCCGTTGTTCGGGTGGGGTTCAAGTTCTCGCTCCCCTTCATCGGAGCCGCCAACACACCGCAACTTCACAAAGCCTACGATCAGCTCGTCGGGGAAGGCCGCTGGCTTGCGCCCCAGGGCCTCGGAACCTTTCCGATCCGCTTTCCCTCGCCAGAAGCGCCCGGGGACGATGGCTGGCATGTGGATGTGAGCTTCGGCACCGGCCATCCAGATTTCATGGAATGGCGGGCCAATGTGAAGAGTAGCGGACGCGCTTTGTTGTTGCTGTTCCTGTTTTCGGATGTTGGCCCGGACGACGCGCCGACGAAGATACGGAAAGGCTCGCATGCCGTCATTGCGCAGGAGCTGCTGCCCTATGGCGAGGCGGGCGCAACTCTCCGGCAGCTCTCGGCCTATGGCTACGCTTCGACAGAGGGTTGTGAGGTGGAACCAGCGACGGGCGCGGCGGGCACGGTCTATCTATGCCACCCATTTCTGGTCCATGCCGCACAGGCTCACCGGGGGCAGCGGCCACGCTTTATGGCGCAACCGCCGCTCCTGCCGAAAGGCGAGTTCGACCCGGCCTTGCCGCCATCTCCGGTTCAGGTCGCTATCCGTCAGGCATGTGGGATGACGTCTTGATCGCCTGAGACTTCGGGGCCGCTGCGCGCGCCCCCGGAGTCTCAATGCGCTTGTCGCGCAATTCCCAGTTTTGCGACAAAATCGCCGACGCTGATTCTTAGGGGAGTATCCGTCGCAAACATCATGTGAGAAAATCAGACTCGCGTAATCAATTCTATCGACGGGAAGTACACCACATCTGAGTTAGGGGCTGGGGTAAAGCCCCGCGCTTCTTTTGCCGCATGCTAACGCGGTGAGCACCAGTGCGTCGGAAGATGTTTTGGCCTCACCATTGTGCCCTGCTGCCAGCGCCTCATCAAGACATGACGTGAAAAATGCAGTTTCGGGACTTCCACCGAATTAATTGACCCGTATTTCGCTTCCCCGCTTGCTGATCAGAACCCCAACAGTCCTCAGCTGTTCCGGACATCCTGGAATTCCATTCTCGCATCTCCCACCCACAGCTTTCTCTCCATAAAATTAGAGACGACTAAAGTAAAAAGGCGAGCAAGGGTTCATTAGCCGACGGTCAACGAAAGGGGCCTGCCAATAACTTGCGCAGCCGGCTTGCCCTCTCTTGGGACTGTAGAATTCTACACTCTCCCCAATACGCAGTCTGTGATGACTTCGCCCCGACCCAACGCAGGGACTGAGAGGGGAGGTGCCACGTGCGAGACATACTCAAGGGCCTGCGAGCGACTGGGGACGTTGCGCTTTCTGCTCAAAAGCCAACCTCGTCGAACTTGGGCCCACCAGTGGCCGGGCGGCATGAGGCATCCGATATGTTGCAACCTCGCTCCCATCCTCGCCTCATACGCAAGCTGCGGGATGCACTTGGCCCAATCCTTTGCTCAGCGCTCGATGAAGCATCGGTCGTCGAGATCATGCTGAACCCCGACGGGCAGCTCTTCATCGAACGGCTTGGACACGGCATTTCGTCAGCCGGCCGGATGAACGCTGCCACTGCCGAGACCGTGATCGGTGGTGTCGCGCACGCGCTTCGCTCCGACGCCGACGAGAACCATCCAATCATCTCTGGCGAGTTGCCGATTGGCGGGCACCGCTTCGAGGGATT belongs to Aminobacter aminovorans and includes:
- a CDS encoding phytanoyl-CoA dioxygenase family protein; translated protein: MSKIEHVGLTSGQVQSFIDDGFVKLENAFGADLAKQGRDELWADIGLLPDEPEKWVQPVVRVGFKFSLPFIGAANTPQLHKAYDQLVGEGRWLAPQGLGTFPIRFPSPEAPGDDGWHVDVSFGTGHPDFMEWRANVKSSGRALLLLFLFSDVGPDDAPTKIRKGSHAVIAQELLPYGEAGATLRQLSAYGYASTEGCEVEPATGAAGTVYLCHPFLVHAAQAHRGQRPRFMAQPPLLPKGEFDPALPPSPVQVAIRQACGMTS
- the repC gene encoding plasmid replication protein RepC, encoding MDPHISTTPFGRRSLSVAMVAGQMAADSCAPGASSNKWQVFRAVCEAKQLLGASDRALAVLNALLSFHPDTDLVEGEGLVVFPSNAQLALRAHGMAPATLRRHLAVLVDCGLVVRRDSPNGKRYARKGFDGAIEQAFGFDLTPLLARAAEFERMAEAVRAERRALLLVRERITILRRDIAKMIAFGLEEGIAADWQRLHLSYREIVAAIPRTASRLELEPISAELAMLAQEVRKALESHVKTEETSANESHFERHIQNSNTHPHELEPGLEKGHGATAAVKPETRSQPPTGYPLGMVLRACPDIADYARNGISGWADLVETANLVRGALGVSPDAWNQACEAMGAVDAAIMVAAMLQKGEAISSPGGYLRSLTAKAQTGEFSIGPVLMALLRGRGGAQAKAG
- the repA gene encoding plasmid partitioning protein RepA; its protein translation is MLHSKISHEQEHLPSMLSADSRELSRQLQLHQQKIFPPTSQKTIRQFTPAEAAQYIGIAEGYLRQVASEGYGPEPMANGRRMYTPDDMNRIRVTLDEKNGSQKYVPVRRSGEKLQVVAVMNFKGGSAKTTTSAHLAQYLAIRGYRVLAVDLDPQASLSALFGHQPELDVGEGETLYGAIRYENPRSIADIVRATYTPNLHIVPGNLELMEFEHETPTAIAKGTAESMFFARIGEALAPIESLYDVVVIDCPPQLGFLTMSALCAATSVLITVHPQMLDVMSMSQFLSMTSELMDVVEKAGGRTSYDWMRYLVTRFEPNDGPQSQMTGFMRAIFGTRMLQHPMLKSTAISDAGVTKQTLYEVDRAQFTRGTYDRAMDSLNQVNSEIEALLKGTWGRK
- the repB gene encoding plasmid partitioning protein RepB, producing the protein MARKNLIEVSGSNEPLRAAETLSASRPIAGLVSSAARSTSPVGGIAKTLGNITQKVERAHDLERQMAEGQTVVELDTSLLDASIVRDRMEMDAIELAQLVEQIRDHGQQVPILVRPHPEAKGRFQVAYGHRRLAAVSQLGLKVRAVVRQLSDDELVVSQGQENNARANLSFIERALFAARLEDRSFSREVIMSALGVDKSALSKLIGVVRGIPLDLIEAIGPAPEVGRRRWMDLAEAIDLSAIPSLLSFLAQAEIRSADSDARFQAVFRELTKKPAKASKAAQPERWEAADRSVSATVKASGSAYTLALRNKGAAGFGGWIAGNLERLYEAYRDSENVKSGD